The Acidaminococcus fermentans DSM 20731 sequence TGGGGCTACCGGAACAAAAAAGGCCCGGCAGGGACACGGAACCTGCTGGGGGTCGTGACCACCGTCCAGTGTGCCGCCGGGGTGGTGAATGTGGCAGTGGACCGGATCCGCCGGGAACTGCTGCCCAAATATCCCCATGTGGATGATGTGGTGGCGGTGAACCATCCCTACGGCTGCGGGGTGGCCATCAATGCTCCCATGGCCAAGATTCCCATCCGGGCGGTCCGGAACCTGATCCGCCATCCCAATTTCGGCGGGGAGATCATGGTCATCGGACTGGGCTGCGAAAAGCTTACCTATGACCGGCTGCTGGAACCGGAAGAAATCAATCCGGACAACTGCCTGACCCTCCAGGACTGCCACGGTCATGATGCCATGATGCAGGCCATCCTGGACATGGCGGAAAAGAAACTGCAGAGACTGGAGAAGCGCCGGCGGGAAGAACTGCCTCTCAGCGAACTGGTGGTGGGGATGCAGTGCGGAGGCTCCGATGCCTTTTCCGGGCTTACGGCCAACCCCAGCGCCGGGTATGCGGCGGATATGCTGGTCAAGGGCGGCGGCACGGTGATGTTCAGTGAAGTGACGGAAGTCCGGGACGGGGTGCCCATGCTGGCGGCCCGCTGCGTGAACCGGGAAGTCCGGGACAAACTGGCGGCGGAAATGAAATGGTATGATGACTACCTGGCCGAAGGGGGCGTGGACCGGGATGCCAACCCCACCCCGGGGAACAAGAAAGGCGGCCTGGCCAACATTGTGGAAAAGGCCATGGGCTCCATTGCCAAAAGCGGCACCAGCCCCATTGTGGAAGTGCTGTCCCCGGCGGAAAAGCCCACGAAACACGGGCTGATCTATGCGGCCACCCCGGCCAGCGACATTGTCTGCGGCCCCAGCCAGCTGGCTTCCGGCATCGGCCTCCAGGTGTTCATGACCGGACGGGGCACGCCCTACGGCCTGGCCATTGCACCGGTGATCAAGGTGTGCAGCCGGAACGAAATGAAGGACAACTGGTTCGATATGATCGATGTTTCCGCCGGCGGCGTGGCCACCGGGGAAGCCACCATTCCGGAAGTGGGGACGGAGATCTTCAACTTCATCCTGGATGTGGCCAGCGGCAAAAAGAAGCCCTACAGCGATCAGTACGGCTTCCACAACGACCTGTGCATCTTCAACCCGGCACCGATTACGTGATATAATAAAAAAGGAGCGTTGCACGTTCCGTGCAACGCTCCTTTTTATTTGTCAGCGGTCAACGGCCAGCTGACAGCTGACCGTTGACCGCATCTTATTTATGGAGTTATCACAAGTTATGGAAAATCTTATCCTGGGGGCGTTCTGCCTCATTCTCTTTTTCTTTATTTTTACGGGGCTGCCTCTTCTGGGGGCGCTGGCCCTGGGATTCCTGCTGTTCTTCGGGTACGGGCTGTACCGGGGACACTCCTTCGGAGCGGTGCTGAAAATGGCCTGGCAGGGGGTCCTGTCGGTAAAGACCATTTTCCTGGTGTTCATCCTGATCGGCATGCTCACCGCCGCATGGCGGGCTTCCGGCACCATCGGCTACATCATCGCCCTGGCAGTCCGGTTCATCCGTCCATCGGTGTTCCTGCTGCTGACCTTCTGGCTGAACTGCGCTGTTTCCTTCCTGCTGGGCACATCTTTTGGCACGGCGGCCACCATGGGGGTGATCACCCTGTCCATTGGGGAGACACTGGGAATCTCTCCCCTGTACAGCGGAGGGGCCATCCTGTCCGGCACCTATTTTGGGGATCGGATGTCCCCGGTTTCCACCAGTGCCCTGCTGGTCAGCGTGCTCACCGGAACGGACATTTACCGGAATATCGGGAACATGGCCCGGTTCACCCTGGTGCCCTTCGGGCTGGCCAGCCTGTTCTATCTGGTGCTGGGACTGTGGCTGCCCGGCATCGGACAGGTGGGGGCCATGGTCAGCGGGCTCTATGACATCTACAATTTCACCCCCTGGCTGGTGCTGCCGGCCGTCAGCATCCTGACCCTGAGCTTTTTCCGGGTATCCGTCAAGAAGAATATGGCGGTGAGCATTGTCTGCGCCCTGGCCCTGTGCCATTTTGTCCAGGGCTGGCCCTGGTGGCATCTGCTGAAGATCCTGGTCACCGGGTACCATCTGTCCGATCCGGAATATTCCGGCATGCTCAGCGGGGGCGGCATCACGTCCATGGTCCGGGTGGCTTCCATTGTGTGTCTGTCCGCTTCCTTCGGGGGTATCTTTAAGGGCACCGGGCTGCTGAAGGGCATCGAGAGCCTGTTCCAGCACCTGAAGAAAAAGGTGGGGACCTATCTGTCCATTATCCTGGCGGCCCTGTTCACCGGAATGGTGTCCTGCAACCAGACCCTGAGCATCGTGCTGACCCATCAGCTGTGCAGTTCCTTTGTGCAGGACCGGGAGCAGCTGGCCCTGGACCTGGAAAACACGGCGGTGGTGATTTCACCCCTGATCCCCTGGTCCATTGCCTGCGCTACCATCCTGGACACTACCGGGGCGCCCCATACCTCCATCGCCCTGGCCGTATATCTGTTCCTGCTGCCGGTGTGGGGGCTGGTAAAAAGCCGTTCTGCCGCATAAAGCGGCAGAACGGCTTTTGGGTCGAGAGTTGCGGGCCATGAGCCGCGGGCTTATTGGTGCAGATCGAAA is a genomic window containing:
- the garD gene encoding galactarate dehydratase; amino-acid sequence: MTAPLVIRVKEKDNVAIAVHDLPVGTEVLPGVVSLQPIPQAHKIALTDIPKGGEIIRYGVVLGYARDDIPKGSWINEHMLDLPESPALHDLPYATHIVPPEELPDPVRTTWWGYRNKKGPAGTRNLLGVVTTVQCAAGVVNVAVDRIRRELLPKYPHVDDVVAVNHPYGCGVAINAPMAKIPIRAVRNLIRHPNFGGEIMVIGLGCEKLTYDRLLEPEEINPDNCLTLQDCHGHDAMMQAILDMAEKKLQRLEKRRREELPLSELVVGMQCGGSDAFSGLTANPSAGYAADMLVKGGGTVMFSEVTEVRDGVPMLAARCVNREVRDKLAAEMKWYDDYLAEGGVDRDANPTPGNKKGGLANIVEKAMGSIAKSGTSPIVEVLSPAEKPTKHGLIYAATPASDIVCGPSQLASGIGLQVFMTGRGTPYGLAIAPVIKVCSRNEMKDNWFDMIDVSAGGVATGEATIPEVGTEIFNFILDVASGKKKPYSDQYGFHNDLCIFNPAPIT
- a CDS encoding Na+/H+ antiporter NhaC family protein, producing the protein MENLILGAFCLILFFFIFTGLPLLGALALGFLLFFGYGLYRGHSFGAVLKMAWQGVLSVKTIFLVFILIGMLTAAWRASGTIGYIIALAVRFIRPSVFLLLTFWLNCAVSFLLGTSFGTAATMGVITLSIGETLGISPLYSGGAILSGTYFGDRMSPVSTSALLVSVLTGTDIYRNIGNMARFTLVPFGLASLFYLVLGLWLPGIGQVGAMVSGLYDIYNFTPWLVLPAVSILTLSFFRVSVKKNMAVSIVCALALCHFVQGWPWWHLLKILVTGYHLSDPEYSGMLSGGGITSMVRVASIVCLSASFGGIFKGTGLLKGIESLFQHLKKKVGTYLSIILAALFTGMVSCNQTLSIVLTHQLCSSFVQDREQLALDLENTAVVISPLIPWSIACATILDTTGAPHTSIALAVYLFLLPVWGLVKSRSAA